From Enoplosus armatus isolate fEnoArm2 chromosome 23, fEnoArm2.hap1, whole genome shotgun sequence:
tttttcagtgtttcttccATATTGTGATAGCACATAAACTAAAATCAAACATGGCCACTTGTATGGGAATATGTACTGAAATGTGTACAAACTGCTGTCTTTGAAATACCACTATTCTCATTCAGACACTGATTCAGTCTGAATTACCCATGtcaagtattttttttcctgaacagTAAATGAAGGCCTGTATAGAGAGAaaccacacacataaactcactGGACAAAAAGTGAAGAGTCACTTGAAACCACTGCGAAGAGAGTGATGAtaaaaacatctgtctgtcagggTTCAcgcaacatacacacatggcATTTTTGCAAAAATtcacaagtttgttttttttttttatgtgtgagcGTCTCCGTCACATGATGTCCTTTTCACCATTTTATGTCAGTGTGCCCGACAGTGCTGTGGCACAAAATGGTGCCGCAAGGAAAGCAACCTGGtctcttcattttctcacttttctcatGATCCAGGGTGCTTTCTTTCCCCCCGTCTGCTGCCGCTCAAGTGTCAAACAGGCAGCAGGGTGAACGACTGATAAAAGCTCTTACAAAGTCCCAGTCCCCTGGTGTCCTAACAGAGGGACACATTACTTAAGAAACTGTCTTCTTCCCTCCCAGGTCTGACTCCTTCCTGTCCAGCCGCATGTACGGCTCAAAAGCTGAAGAACCGCAACCGTAGGCGGATGTCAGTTCATGATGAGCGCCCCCCAGCAGCGGCatggagaagcagagggagtgTGGTGGCGGGACGCCCAGTCGTGGGGAGGGCGGGGTGCCACCCAAGGAGGGCAGCGACAGCCCGAAAGTCCCCCCTGGTATGGAGCTGGGaggagtgctgctgctgatccCCGGAGAGGTGGAGGAGCCTCCGCCCGGGCTGCTCAGCAGGGAGCCGTTGTGTGCCGGGTGAGGAGGCCCCAGGAGGGAGTTGGGTGGCGGGACGGGGCCCGACAGGAGGCGGCCTTGCTCCAGGAGGCGCAGGATGTTGCAGGTGGCCAATGACTCGTTCGTGGTGGAGGAGCGTTTGTCTGAATCCTTGGTGGTGTCCTTCTTCTGTTTGGTCCGGCGGTTTTGGAACCACACCTTGACCTGCAACAACACAACCAGGAAGAAAGATTCACGTTAACATTTTTGTCCCAAACACACTGTTTGTCAGACGTAGAAAACTTTGCAAAAGCTTGTTATCACGAAGCACTCAAAACTAGAAGAAATCACAGTTTTATATGttctttataaaaacaacaaaatccttttgtacatttttaagttattttgtgTTCATATTGAACCACAAAGCTTCTTCTGCTAAAAATGTTTCATGACTCATGAGCTATCCACATTGTTCTCTTCTTTTAAACGCTGTAAAACCAACTCATCCTGACATCCTACATCCTCTTCACATGCCCAAAAGTTGAACACATGTGTGACTGACTTCTCTGTGACCTCTGCTTGATGCACATCTAAGCTGTAGCATGCTCTGTGCGCTCACGGTTGCAAGCGGTGAGAGCACGCAACACCTTAGCGGTAAACCAGTCAGACACGCATAAATCCGTGCAGAACAAGTGGAGATGCTGTAATCCCCGGGCACCAGCCATTGGATCAACTCTGTtgtttttgatcatttgatCATGGTTGGTCCTATGCACTTTACCTCCTCTCACACTTCACGGCTCCAACAGGCTAGAAATGCACAATAGGGGACAGGCAGTGATATCAGAGCTATACAGCAGAGCGGGAATATTAGCTCAGTCAAAAGAAAAGTCTAAATTTAGCCttagaaaatgaaagacagattAGGCAAAGTATGCAAATGCACCACAAATCAACCTGCACAGATTTAGCTGCCtcgagaggaaaaagaaggtgaaaatgtgaaatttgaaaAATCATAATCGCTATCGACATCTGCACCATCGCCCTTTCTCACGGCAGCAAACTTTAGAGTTTAATCACACGAGCCGTCATGCTACACGCAGCAGATTGAGAGAAGCTCGGTGAACTCTGCCTGTCCTTGTCTGCCATGTTTAATTGATGGGCCTCAGCGTAGCTTTAATGTATAGCGTGTGGAAAAGTTGGGGCTGGGTAGGATGATGATTGGAGGGCGCGGAGGGGTCACAGGAGATCGCTGCACGGAGAGCCACCGCTGAGAGGaatcacacacatgaaaaatgtatacgACCGAGTTTTACTGCGAGTGACGAGTGTCCCTCACAGTGTAGCATGCAGGGCGGAGGATAGTACTTTCAACTTGTTGTCAGCGGAAAGAATTTAAATGAAGTGTTGGTACTGTGTTGTTATGATACACAGTATAAatttgatgattaaaatgaacaaaatgagaTCAGAAAGCAGTTCGGGAACTCTTGAAGTTGGGTAAGTTTGAACATGATGAACAtccaagagtgtgtgtgacaaaagTATAAATCGTGCCAGTACAAGGTTCACTTTGTAGTACAGTACAGATTCAGaggctgttgtgtttttgtagtacAGAAAATTCACCAGTTAAGAAGCCAatattaatttttttcaaattaaaatgtcccATCCAACGTGTCTTTTTCCACTCATCCTCAAGTTCATCCAACACTAAATCTAAAAGTTATTTACACACTCAGACTTTCCATGAGGCTCTTCATGATTTTTCGTAGAAATCCAGTAATCTAATCCCTGATAAGTGGGGATTGGAAGCAGACGACTTAAAAGGAAACTCCTGTAACAGCAGAAATGCGTAAGCCTGTGACGGGTCTGTGGCTTTGTTTAATAAAAACGTTTCATAACCATTTGTTGAGCACACAACAGCCAGACAACACACGTaaatcacacaaataaacaatgtaTGAAGCCTGAATGaagcaaacacagcaggactatgtgggcacacacacacattcacagaggtCACATGTGAACCGAACACGCGACAGTCATTTGCAGTGAGGGAACCAATCACATGACCCCGTTTATCAATAAGACCCACTGGGTGTCGAGGCCCTCGTCGCCGCGTGGGTGTAAAACAACGGTTTGGGGTTTAATAACACAAGATTTCAGCTTCACAGGCGGTAGAAGTTACAGAATTCAAATAGCCTCTTAACTTCCATTTAGTCTCAATTCAACTTCAAAGGAtcatcaaacacactgcaagTTAGTTCTTATAGTTTCATCTCAGCATGCTCTTAAATTCAGATTGACAGGtacaacaaaacactgacttcaACGGAAAAGAAGCCCCTTAATGCTGCTAAATCCAGTGTCCAGTAGTTAAATTTGTATCtgatttttttcctgtattATCGAGCTCTCGTTGGCCCCCACAGCACACAGGCATAACACTATTCACTACTTTAAAACTACTTTTCTGGTCCCGCTACGTTGGTTTTTGGCTACAAAAATGGGAATACATACATGGGATTGTCCTGCAGAAGCTGTTAGAAGAAAACTTTTAGGAGCTTTATcttgtgtgcacacatttgtGGCTGATATTCACTGCAAGTAAAAGTGTTAAAATTTCTCTTGAACTTCATTTGAATTGCAAAATTGTTAATGCGTTTTgtcctgtgttgttttgttttgctccttAGGACCACCGTACAATTGTCTGCACACAGAGCTATGCTTTTTTTGGAGTCTTTGTGAAGTTTAAGTAACTTTACTTTATTGACAGTCAAGACAAGTTTACTCCCTGGCAGCCCTATTGCAAGACAAGTACATCaatattggacgattctgcCATATCCCAGAGTCCATTCAATGATAATGGTTTCTAACTTCCAATgcctttaaagctgctataatcaatttATATAACAAAATCAAAGGagaatgtgaaaggggtcgcttgtagtgagctcccctcggctttacagagctgtatagtgagtttcagcccattgtttagctgtccagtcgcaactttactgttctggttcactctcaccactctcatagtgctcagcaccaaatggcatacagacacagttagcgactaggtggagaacatagtggagcatttagcaggtaaagagccagatatttccctaaAATAGTGGCTTAAGGGCACTTCTGTAGTGTGTTCACACAGCCCCTTCGTGCAGCTGTTAGCATTCATAAAACGCCGGAGCCAGAGTGACGAGGACCTCGCCCAATTGGGTGGTATAAGTTATAAGCCAAACGTAGCCGTTAAGTGTGTGGTGGTAATCAGGCCGGCTACAGTATCAATGTACTGTAAAGGCGGGCTCAACGGGCAGCTAGAGCAAGTGAGTACATAGTTTTAGCTACTGACCATGACACAAATAATGGGATCGGAGAGGATCCCACAGCTCAGAGAGGAATACTGACGCCAGCAAGTGTTACTGTAAAAACCCAAAAGAAGCACAGAGGGAGGGATATTGGAGATGGAGATAAGAGgggagagatgacaggaggATGGGATAAGCAGCAGATATTATCTCCATGTAgctgcttctcctccctctATATTTAGTTAGCTCACACACTGCCACGCTAagatccctctctgtcttttactCATGCGCCACCGTCTGCCAAACACCCACATCCCATAAAAAGCCTTCACTACAAGATGAAACTCCCAACCAATCCCTCTCCTTTATCCCCATGCTGTGGGTGCGGCTCAGTGCTCTGTTCACATCACAATCCTCCTATCCATTGCTGGGAGaaaaagtgggggaaaaaaaaaaagcattctgGTATTTTATAGGGATTTTATTAGAGGGGGAAAATgatgagaagagaagaaag
This genomic window contains:
- the vax2 gene encoding ventral anterior homeobox 2, with amino-acid sequence MFDQATTMGDGNHRCGPNPLCPDRMETKCRTEIGSRSPVQSSTDTPGTSASTPTSSSEDGHDKLLGVDPDYCRRILVRDAKGTIREIVLPKGLDLDRPKRTRTSFTAEQLYRLELEFQRCQYVVGRERTELARQLNLSETQVKVWFQNRRTKQKKDTTKDSDKRSSTTNESLATCNILRLLEQGRLLSGPVPPPNSLLGPPHPAHNGSLLSSPGGGSSTSPGISSSTPPSSIPGGTFGLSLPSLGGTPPSPRLGVPPPHSLCFSMPLLGGAHHELTSAYGCGSSAFEPYMRLDRKESDLGGKKTVS